From the genome of Planctomycetota bacterium:
CACCACGGGTGCTGCTGAGATTCTGAAACGCCTGATAGGGGAAGGTCAGTTGCAGGATATTCAGGCGATCCGGGTGACATTCCGAGTGGCCTTGCCGGACGGGCGGAACCTGAGGGTGTCGCGCGAGATATCGCCTGACGCGGCAGTGCGGCAGGACGCTCCGAAGCCGGATGCCTCTATGCCGTAGGGTCGAACAAGTTCCCTTCACCGCCGGCGGCTTTCTTGCTGCGCTTCGGTGTGGGCGGGGCTTTCAGGCCCAGGTGCTTGTAGGCGTCGGCGGTGGCGATGCGACCCTGGCGCGTCCGGCCGACGAAACCGATCTTCAGCAAATACGGCTCGACCATGTCCACCAGGGTGTCCACTTCTTCGTTCAAGGTGGCGGCGATGGCCTCGATGCCCGCCGGCCCGCCGCCGTACACCTCGACGATCGTCCGCAGAAACTTGCGGTCGAGGTCGTCGAGGCCCCTCTCGTCCACGGCCTCCATGGCGAGGGCATCGCGCGCGATCTCGGGCGTCACGCGCCCGTCGCCTTTCACCTGCGCAAAGTCGCGCATCCGGCGCATCAGGCGGATGGTGACGCGCGGCGTGCCCCGGCTGCGGCGGGCGACCTCGCGGAGCGCGTCCGGCTCGGTCGGCACAGCCAACAACTTCGCCGACCGCCGCGCAATCTCCAGAAGGTCCTCCTCCGGATAGAACTCGAAATGGTGGTAGAGGCCGAACCGTTCCCTGAGCGGCGCCGAGAGAAAGCCCGCGCGCGTCGTCGCGCCGATCAGGGTGAACGGCTGCAAGGGCACGTTGATCGTCCGCGCGAAACTTCCACGGTCTACCGTGATGTCGATCCGGAACTCCTCCATCGCCGGGTAGATGAACTCTTCGACCACGGGCCCGAGGCGATGGACCTCGTCGATGAAAAGGACGTCGCCCCTGGCGAGGTTCGTCAGAATCCCCACGAGGTCCGCCGGCCGCGTGAGCGCCGGCCCGGAGGTCGTTTTGATCCCCGCGCCCATCTCGGCCGCGACGACGTGCGCGAGCGTCGTCTTCCCGAGGCCCGGCGGGCCGTAGAGGAGGACGTGCTCGAGCGGCTCTTTGCGCCCCTTGGCGGCCTTAATGGCGATGAGGAGTTTCTCGATGAGTTTCCTTTGACCGACCACCTCCGCGAGGCGCTTCGGCCGAAGGCTCCACGAGAACCCTTCCTCGTCGGGTCCGCGGCTCTCGGGACTCACCAGGCGTTCACGCGGCATCGTTTCCCGTTCGAAACAGGTGCGTATTCAACGCAGAGAACGCAGAGACCGCGGAGAAAAAGCAGTCAAGATCACGGCGAGTAAACTCTCCGGCTAACTGTTTTGCCGTCGGCCGTTCCCCCGATCCTTGCTGTTCTCTGCGTTCTCCGCGCCCTCTGCGTTTGAATTTTGGCTACCCTTCGGCGGCGGCGGTTCCATGGTGAAACGCTTCGCGCACCAATTGCTCGACGCTTGCCTCTTTTCCGAGGCGCTCGAAGGCCGCGTCCACGCGCTCCATCGCTTCGGGTCGCGCGAGGCCCAGTTGCAGGAGCACGGCGACGGCCTCGCGCTTCGATTCGGGCACTTCAACCCCGCGCTCGGCGGCCGCCAGGGCGAACTCGTCCAGTTTGCCGACCAGTTCCGCGATGATCTTCTCGGCCGTCC
Proteins encoded in this window:
- the ruvB gene encoding Holliday junction branch migration DNA helicase RuvB; translation: MPRERLVSPESRGPDEEGFSWSLRPKRLAEVVGQRKLIEKLLIAIKAAKGRKEPLEHVLLYGPPGLGKTTLAHVVAAEMGAGIKTTSGPALTRPADLVGILTNLARGDVLFIDEVHRLGPVVEEFIYPAMEEFRIDITVDRGSFARTINVPLQPFTLIGATTRAGFLSAPLRERFGLYHHFEFYPEEDLLEIARRSAKLLAVPTEPDALREVARRSRGTPRVTIRLMRRMRDFAQVKGDGRVTPEIARDALAMEAVDERGLDDLDRKFLRTIVEVYGGGPAGIEAIAATLNEEVDTLVDMVEPYLLKIGFVGRTRQGRIATADAYKHLGLKAPPTPKRSKKAAGGEGNLFDPTA